A single region of the Oreochromis niloticus isolate F11D_XX linkage group LG19, O_niloticus_UMD_NMBU, whole genome shotgun sequence genome encodes:
- the gpr68 gene encoding ovarian cancer G-protein coupled receptor 1, translating into MMAINKSEEDTSNCSINHEIHQQVFSCVYILVLVVGVPANVYSLYHAALQLKQRNELGIYLMNLTVSDLLYLASLPFWLQYFFQDDDWRHREWLCQMCGFLLYENIYISIGFLCCISLDRYLAVVHPLRFTALRSMKAASVISAIIWLKEIAVGVFFFHHKELSKDPKNHSLCFEHYPMKSWERPINYYRISIGFTFPLAILLISYLWVLRAVGRSAGTQPDQKMRIRQLVSSTILIFLICFSPYHVFLLVRTLLEEECSFIEAIFNYYHLSLLLTTLNCVADPVLYCFVSESARRGLYRVVFRPVARILCCCRRRGNASPASPANDSHEVATDENNGQPNVTLLTHSNTLNNGQTDAACRNTSLITRMHEESIKSRVTESNTALEMRVTEKQKQNPDRTEGRGQK; encoded by the exons ATGATGGCGATCAACAAGTCTGAAGAAGACACGAGCAACTGCAGCATCAACCATGAGATCCACCAGCAGGTGTTCTCCTGCGTCTACATCCTGGTGCTCGTG GTTGGTGTTCCTGCCAATGTGTACTCGCTGTACCACGCTGCCCTTCAGCTGAAGCAGAGGAATGAGCTGGGAATTTACCTGATGAACCTCACTGTGTCTGACCTGCTATACCTGGCGTCTCTGCCTTTCTGGCTCCAGTACTTCTTTCAG GACGATGATTGGCGTCACCGAGAATGGCTGTGTCAGATGTGTGGTTTCCTGCTCTATGAGAACATCTACATCAGCATCGGCTTCCTGTGCTGCATCAGTCTGGATCGCTATCTGGCTGTGGTCCATCCTTTGAG GTTCACAGCTCTGCGCTCCATGAAAGCAGCGTCCGTCATCAGCGCCATCATCTGGCTGAAGGAGATCGCGGTGGGCGTCTTTTTCTTTCACCATAAGGAGCTCAGCAAAGATCCCAAAAACCACTCGCTGTGCTTCGAGCACTACCCCATGAAGTCGTGGGAACGTCCAATCAACTACTACCGCATCAGCATCGGCTTCACGTTCCCGCTGGCCATTCTGTTG ATTAGCTACCTGTGGGTCCTGCGAGCCGTGGGCCGGAGCGCGGGAACGCAGCCGGATCAGAAGATGAGGATCAGGCAGTTAGTCAGCAGCACCATCCTCATCTTCCTCATCTGCTTCTCGCCCTACCACGTCTTCCTGCTGGTGCGCACGCTGCTGGAGGAGGAATGCAGCTTCATCGAAG ccatatTTAACTACTACCACCTGTCCCTGCTGCTGACCACCCTGAACTGCGTGGCCGACCCCGTTCTCTACTGCTTCGTCAGCGAAAGCGCCCGCCGAGGCCTCTACAGAGTCGTCTTCAGACCTGTTGCCAGGATACTCTGCTGCTGCCGTCGCCGTGGCAATGCCAGTCCCGCCAGTCCGGCTAACGACTCCCACGAGGTCGCCACAGACGAGAACAACGGCCAGCCGAACGTGACGCTGCTCACGCACAGCAATACGCTGAACAACGGCCAAACGGACGCTGCCTGCAGAAACACAAGTTTAATCACACGGATGCACGAAGAAAGCATCAAATCACGAGTCACAGAGAGTAACACGGCCTTGGAAATGCGTGTGACAGAGAAGCAGAAACAAAACCCCGACAGGACGGAGGGACGTGGGCAGAAATGA